Proteins from a genomic interval of Pecten maximus chromosome 13, xPecMax1.1, whole genome shotgun sequence:
- the LOC117340686 gene encoding transcription factor RFX4-like — MDTYNDWFDHCVDEPKELDTTDEGGDNCDDNTTSGFGDDIDAKLGAFAKLRSASKPHSTPQTLKWLEDNYEIAIGVCIPRSTLYYHYLDYCEKKDTQPVNAASFGKIIRQQFPQITTRRLGTRGQSKYHYYGIGVRESSIYYELMYSAKGIQSSAEGKKENVKQIIAYSPRSKLGTLLPEFPDIKDIQLPPNIAEEKVFTFMMMYRTHCQRILDTVIRANFDEVQSFLLHFWQGMPSHIVPILDYKTIVLLVGVCDSILYKAIANVLMPTVLQALPESLTQVIRRFAKQLDEWLQTALDSLPHGVQKIKFDLARRFAQVLRRQTSLNHLCQAARTVIHSAEITSQMLDDWLNVDLNSIIKQTLYTMDNYSEREHQIIVNLCSEYEKLMEEQAPLESFVEWLDNMVDRCVVKPSHKKPGSLRQIARQFLLMWSCFGTRVIRDMTLHSAPSFGSFHLMHLMFDDYVLYLVENLHSQERSNDFLRIIKGEASPDFADNVILPDSNVIKDTILPGGRSAFTPAFSGGHTDSRDSVITNTRDIMNCHNRQGLPDSNTAVGCETNNFDRPPDIGLQTGFPLQSSSTQCNTYVPPFIHQTTTAIQPTQDDVTSFGFNPRHIQVSIPSLHASQGQALTSVSSCDSQRYTTSMDWNAQITHIAQIDIPRISDQTNIPQQSRPHTDHQSFLYYDNTQNTTRSYPPFSNDIQFSAPGGLHVDNSGMTNSGKRPIEDHVTKSYKRQNRDPFSLQPQLEEGFI; from the exons ATGGATACCtata ATGACTGGTTCGATCATTGTGTAGACGAGCCGAAGGAACTGGATACCACAGACGAAGGCGGTGATAACTGTGACGACAACACGACTTCTGGGTTTGGAGATGACATCGACGCCAAGCTAG GTGCTTTTGCGAAATTGCGATCTGCCTCGAAGCCTCATTCGACACCACAAACCCTGAAATG GTTGGAGGATAACTACGAGATAGCCATAGGAGTTTGTATACCTCGAAGTACACTGTATTACCATTATCTCGACTACTGCGAGAAGAAGGATACACAGCCAGTAAATGCGGCCAGTTTTGGAAAG ATAATACGACAGCAATTTCCACAGATAACGACGAGGAGGCTCGGAACACGTGGACAGTCAAA GTACCATTACTATGGAATCGGTGTCCGTGAGAGTTCTATATATTACGAGCTTATGTACTCCGCTAAAGGTATACAGAG TTCAGCAGAAGGCAAGAAAGAGAATGTAAAACAG atcATAGCATATTCCCCAAGATCAAAACTAGGAACGTTACTTCCGGAGTTCCCGGATATTAAAGACATACAACTACCGCCGAACATTGCCGAGGAGAAG GTATTTACCTTTATGATGATGTACAGGACACATTGCCAGAGAATCCTTGACACAGTCATCAGGGCCAACTTTGATGAG GTACAGAGTTTCCTTCTCCATTTCTGGCAGGGAATGCCGTCACACATTGTACCGATATTAGACTATAAAACTATCGTCCTCCTCGTCGGGGTCTGTGATTCCATCCTCTACAAAGCCATCGCTAATGTCCTCATGCCAACTGTCCTTCAAGCTCTACCAGAAAG TTTGACGCAAGTGATTAGAAGATTCGCCAAACAGCTGGACGAATGGCTACAGACAGCACTAGACTCTCTACCACACGGTGttcaaaaaatcaaatttgatc TAGCGAGACGATTCGCACAGGTCCTACGGCGTCAAACATCTTTGAACCACCTATGTCAAGCGGCCAGGACAGTAATACACAGCGCGGAAATTACGTCACAGATGTTGGATGATTGGCTGAACGTTGATCTAAACAGCATAATTAAACAGACTCTGTACACTATGGATAACTACAGCGAGAGAGAACATCAGATAATCGTAAATT TATGTTCAGAGTACGAGAAATTAATGGAAGAGCAGGCGCCATTGGAATCGTTTGTTGAATGGTTGGATAATATGGTTGACCGTTGTGTCGTCAAG CCAAGCCATAAGAAGCCCGGATCACTCCGACAGATCGCTCGTCAGTTCCTGTTGATGTGGTCGTGTTTTGGTACCAGAGTGATACGAGACATGACACTCCACAGTGCTCCGAGCTTTG GATCTTTTCACCTCATGCATCTAATGTTCGATGATTATGTCCTGTACCTGGTGGAGAATCTACACAGCCAGGAAAGATCTAACGACTTTCTGAGGATAATCAAAGGCGAGGCTTCACCAG ATTTTGCAGATAACGTTATTCTGCCTGACTCTAACGTTATCAAGGACACCATCCTCCCTGGGGGTAGGTCTGCGTTCACGCCTGCCTTTTCCGGGGGTCACACGGATTCACGTGACTCCGTCATCACCAACACTAGGGATATAATGA ATTGTCACAATCGGCAAGGACTGCCGGACTCAAATACCGCGGTAGGCTGCGAGACTAATAATTTTGATCGCCCGCCTGACATTGGCTTGCAGACCGGATTCCCATTACA GAGTAGCAGTACCCAATGTAACACATACGTCCCGCCATTTATACATCAGACAACTACAGCCATACAGCCAACTCAGGATGACGTCACTAGCTTTGGATTTAACCCAAGACACATTCAG GTGTCCATCCCCTCCCTTCACGCCAGCCAGGGCCAGGCTCTGACCTCCGTGTCCAGCTGTGATAGTCAGCGGTATACCACCTCAATGGACTGGAACGCTCAGATAACTCACATCGCACAGATCGACATACCGcgcat ATCTGACCAGACAAACATCCCTCAGCAGTCTCGCCCCCATACAGATCACCAGTCCTTCTTGTATTACGACAACACACAGAACACCACCaggagttatccccctttctCCAATGACATTCAGTTTTCTGCACCAGGGGGCTTGCATGTGGATAATTCCGGAATGACAAATTCGGGAAAGCGACCAATAGAAGATCATGTTACAAAGTCGTACAAACGCCAGAACAGGGATCCGTTTTCTCTCCAGCCTCAATTGGAGGAAGGATTTATCTGA
- the LOC117340892 gene encoding high affinity choline transporter 1-like, with protein sequence MSLNIPGLLVLLVFYIIIFLVGIYAARRRRSTNGGVDTLESSIVAGRSIGAVVGIFTMTATTVGGGYINGTAESIATGGLVWTLAPFGIFLGLSIGGMTFAKRMRDEKYLTMLDPFQEVYGSQVVLLVYIASVWGDLFWTASILSALGTSLSVILDWSRTIAIVSSATITVAYTMIGQMISVAYTDVVQLIFITGGLVLCVPFVFTNENVQNIGSTSSDWIGQFDNNSTNLWIDLFIAMTFGTIPWQAYFQRVLSVQSGREAQILSVVGGASALVLFLPSLLIGAAAVSADWTNTSLGMSPMAANKADMVLPYVLNEFTPVPVAVIGLGAISAAVMSSMDSSVLASSSMFTKNIYQQLLRSKASNTELIWIQRVAILVIGSTSTVVSLLVPGVYGLFILAADIVFVIILPQLICAVFFKWTNCYGAVTGYVAGTVLRVGAGEYSINLEPFIFYPAYDDSEGQNFPFRTFAMVSSLLIIVLVSIITNELGLPWTKPANTYTLHSQDISSEYTSENNTNSLCTKFDQQNRHQGFTNCDSTTCAGLDLSEYKEDDFTNCSVENPDNDVTDSTEIKDDEFTNCKQNRKWIYGMNSCEVLRNKEEQHQELVHLNTNHISN encoded by the exons ATGTCATTGAATATCCCTGGCCTACTGGTTCTCCTGGTtttctacataattatattccTGGTAGGAATTTATGCTgcgaggaggaggaggagtaCAAATGGAGGAGTTGACACCCTGGAGTCCTCCATAGTGGCAGGACGAAGCATTGGAGCTGTGGTAGGGATATTTACAATGACAG CTACTACTGTGGGAGGAGGCTATATCAATGGAACAGCGGAATCAATAGCCACTGGTGGACTCGTGTGGACCCTGGCTCCATTTGGAATCTTTTTAGGGCTAAGCAtag GAGGCATGACTTTTGCCAAGAGGATGCGGGATGAGAAATACCTGACGATGCTGGACCCGTTCCAGGAAGTGTATGGCAGCCAGGTGGTGTTGCTTGTCTACATAGCCTCTGTTTGGGGCGACCTGTTCTGGACAGCATCAATATTATCGGCTCTAG gaACCAGCCTGAGTGTGATTCTGGACTGGAGCCGTACCATTGCTATAGTGTCATCGGCCACCATCACTGTCGCCTACACCATGATCGGGCAGATGATATCGGTGGCATACACGGATGTCGTACAACTCATATTCATCACAGGAGGGCTG GTTCTCTGTGTCCCATTTGTATTCACCAAcgaaaatgtacaaaatattggTTCTACATCGAGTGACTGGATCGGCCAGTTTGACAACAACTCCACTAACCTGTGGATAGACCTGTTcattgccatg ACTTTTGGGACGATTCCATGGCAGGCTTATTTCCAGCGTGTGTTGTCGGTTCAGAGTGGAAGGGAAGCTCAGATACTGTCAGTAGTGGGCGGGGCCAGTGCCCTCGTACTTTTCCTCCCGTCTCTCCTGATAGGTGCTGCGGCTGTCAGTGCAG ATTGGACGAATACTAGTCTTGGCATGTCGCCAATGGCTGCTAACAAGGCTGATATGGTGTTGCCTTACGTGCTTAACGAGTTTACACCTGTACCCGTGGCTGTTATAG GTTTAGGGGCCATAAGTGCAGCTGTCATGTCGTCAATGGACAGCTCTGTCCTGGCGTCCAGCTCAATGTTCACTAAAAATATCTACCAACAACTGCTTCGTTCAAAG GCCTCAAACACAGAGCTGATCTGGATTCAACGTGTTGCCATCCTCGTCATAGGAAGTACATccacagttgtctcccttctgGTGCCAGGTGTATATGGGCTCTTTATCTTGGCAGCGGACATTGTGTTTGTGATCATCTTACCACAGCTGATCTGTGCTGTGTTTTTCAAATGGACCAATTGTTACGGAGCTGTGACCGGATACGTCGCCGGGACAGTTTTACGCGTTGGTGCCGGAGAATACAGTATCAACCTGGAGCCGTTTATATTCTATCCTGCGTATGACGATTCTGAGGGACAGAATTTCCCATTCAGGACTTTTGCGATGGTTTCTTCCCTGTTAATTATTGTCCTTGTCTCGATCATTACTAACGAGCTTGGACTTCCCTGGACAAAACCTGCCAATACATACACATTACATTCACAAGATATTAGTTCCGAATACACATCGGAAAATAATACAAACTCCTTGTGTACAAAATTTGACCAACAAAATCGTCACCAAGGGTTTACGAACTGTGATAGTACAACCTGTGCTGGTTTAGACTTATCCGAATATAAGGAAGATGATTTCACGAACTGTAGCGTTGAGAATCCTGATAACGATGTTACAGATTCCACAGAAATTAAAGATGATGAATTTACGAACtgtaaacaaaatagaaaatggATCTACGGAATGAATTCATGTGAAGTTCTGAGAAACAAAGAGGAACAGCACCAAGAGCTTGTACATTTAAACACAAACCACATTTCTAACTAA